One Solanum pennellii chromosome 9, SPENNV200 DNA segment encodes these proteins:
- the LOC107030790 gene encoding NAC domain-containing protein 90-like, which produces MLLLTLFIKLLSKYVILENEPEMAGEVIKHDTEQWFFFIPIQDREARGGRPTRLTTQGYWKATGTPGFVYSSNNNRIIGCKRTMVFYKGRAPNGKKTQWKMNEYKATTHGQPSLITNNHITNLKLQHEFSLCRVYKKSKCVRAFDRRPAGSGLLLPPHQPLINNNNNNNNNNNNNNNNNNNIGTSSSSTEIIQPMENYNDLSETPLWDFEDWNFI; this is translated from the exons ATGTTATTGTTGACGTTGTTCATAAAATTGTTATCTAAATATGTGATTCTTGAAAATGAACCAGAAATGGCAGGAGAAGTGATTAAACATGACACGGAGCAATGGTTTTTCTTCATTCCAATTCAAGATAGGGAAGCAAGAGGAGGAAGACCTACTAGACTTACAACACAAGGATATTGGAAAGCTACTGGTACTCCTGGTTTTGTATACTCATCAAACAACAATAGAATCATTGGATGCAAAAGAACAATGGTTTTCTATAAAGGAAGAGCTCCAAATGGGAAGAAAACACAATGGAAAATGAATGAGTATAAAGCTACTACTCATGGACAACCTTCACTAATTACCAATAATCATATCACAAATTTAAAG TTACAACATGAATTCAGCTTGTGTAGAGTTTACAAGAAATCAAAATGTGTTAGGGCATTTGATAGAAGGCCAGCTGGTTCTGGATTATTATTACCCCCTCATCAACcactaattaataataataataataataataataataataataataataataataataataataatattggaacaagttcatcaTCAACAGAAATAATACAGCCAATGGAAAATTACAATGATTTATCTGAAACCCCATTATGGGATTTTGAGGACtggaattttatttaa
- the LOC107029445 gene encoding vacuolar protein sorting-associated protein 55 homolog, which yields MFSSSILLQILACALYSNWWPMLSALMYVVVPMPCLFFGGGSTQFLISRDGGGWMDAAKFLTGASAVGSIAIPIILRHADLIQTGAMFIEFVSFFIFVCTVMCYHRASLDDEW from the exons ATGTTCTCGTCCAGTATTTTGTTACAGATCCTG GCTTGTGCTTTATACAGCAATTGGTGGCCAATGTTATCAG CTCTTATGTACGTTGTGGTTCCCATGCCATGCTTATTCTTTGGTGGTGGATCCACACAGTTCCTAATAAGTCGAGATGGCGGGGG CTGGATGGATGCTGCTAAATTCTTAACAGGGGCATCAGCTGTGGGAAGCATTGCCATTCCCATTATTCTCAGACATGCAGATCTTATCCAGACGGGAGCAATGTTCATCGAATTCGTGTCATTCTTCATATTTGTCTGCACAGTCATGTGTTATCATCGTGCCAGTCTTGATGACGAGTGGTGA